GGTGGCCTCGCGGTCGGCTGCCAGGTCGTCCGACAGGCCGATGCTGATCCGCAGGTTGTGCCAGTAGCCCCGCCAGGCGAGCGCGAGGGAGAAGCCCGGATCCTCGGCCGTCGCGCGGGCGAGGTGCACGCCCGCGGCGCGGAACCGCTCGGGATCGCTGCAGGAGAGCGTGTGCATGCCGCGCAGCATGTGGTCATAGGCGGTCAGGCTCTCGGGGCGCTTGCGCATGGCGGCCTGCAGCGCGGCGGCGCGGATGGAGGGTGCCACGCCCTGCACCACGCGCGCCGCCAGATGTTCCTGCATGGCGAAGATGTCGCGATCGGCCGCATCCACCCGTTCGGTCCAGAGCTGCTCGCCCGTCTCGGTCTCCATCAGCCAGAGCGACGCCTGGAAACCGCCGCCACGCCGCCGCAGCGAGCCCGCGACGGCGAAGCGCACACCCAGCGCGCGCGCCACGCGCTGCGGTGTGGGCGACTGGCCGAGGAACATCCGGGCGCTCTCGGGGGCCACGACGAACAGCTCGTGCAGCCCGGCGAGGGAGGCGGTGACATCCTCCACCACGCCGGCCGCCAGATGGTCGTCCGCCGGGTCGCCCGAGAGATTGGCGAGGGGCAGGACGACGACCGAGGGCAGCAGGCTGGGCGGGGGCGGCAGGGGCACCGGCATCTGCCGTGCCGGGTCGAGCGAGACGGCCCGGACCGCGCGTGAGAGGTTGCGCAGGGGCAGTTCGCCCAGTTCCCGGGCGCCGGGCGGCAGCGCCCCGCCCAGCAGCGCCGCCGCTTCGGCCGAGAGCAGCGTGCCGCCCGGCGTCGCGTATTCCTGCAGCCGCGCCGCGGTGTTCACGACATCGCCCATGATCCGCTCGCCCGCCACGATGACGGAGCCCGCATGGATCGCGACCCGGAAGGTGATGGGGGCCTCATGCGCGTCGGCGGCGCCTTCGGCCGCCGCATGCAGCCGCCGCGCCCATTCCAGCGCGGCCGCGACATCGGAGAACTCGGCCAGCGTGCCGTCGCCCTGCACATCCACGATGCGCCCACCCAGCGCCTCCGCGGCGGGTGCCACCACCTCGCGGAACATCGCCATCCATCGCGCGGCGGTCCGCGTCTCGTCGGCGGCGGCGAGGATCGAGTAGCCCACGATGTCCGCGAAGGCGATCGCCGCCAGGCGGCGGGGCAGGACGGCGTCCGGGAGGGGGTTCGAGGGCGGCAGCGCCATGGAAAGCTCAAGCGGTCCCTTCGCTTCTGGCGCTCTGCGGCGCCTCCTGGCAAGGCCATGGACCCGCGCCTCGCCAGGATTCTTTGCCGACCAGCCGGTCGGTGCGGCAGAATGATCCCACCAAGCGCGGCAGGGGTGAAACATGCGCCTGATGGTGGAAATGCGAAAGGCGCAAGGCCGCGACAACGCGCTCTACCAGGCCTATGCGGCGGCGGATTCGCTCGGACTGCTGAAGGAGATGGCCAGCCGCTATGGCCTGACCGACCTGCCGGACCGGGTCATGGACCTGCCATCCCTGCGCTTCGAATCTCCCGAACCGCCCCCTGGCGTCCTGGCGCCTGGGCGGGACGATCTGCTGGACCAGCTGCGCAGCCTCGTCATCCCCGTGGAGTTCGACGATCCCGCGCAGGTGCCGGGCTTCATCGCGCGGGTCCGCGGCGCGGGCGGCCGGGTCGGCGCCGATGTGCCGATCGGCGGGATGGGGGCGCATTGGAACCCCTATGGCGACACGCCGCCGCTCTTCCACACACGGGCGGCGGCCGAGGCACTGATCGGCACCCATGCGCTGCGGGCGCAGGGGTTGGCGGGCGCGGGCGTCAACCTCGTCTTCTTCGACGAAGGCATCTCCAGCCCCGCGCTCGCCGCGCGCGTCGAGGGCCTGCCACACAACGCCGCCCGTGCCGCGCCCGGCTTCATCGGCGGCTGGAAGGTGCAGCAGCCCGGCGGCCCGCCGCGCCTGGCCGGCCGGGCCGCGCCGCGCAGCCATGGCACGCTGGTGGCGCTGAATGCGCTGTCCCTCGCCCCCGCGGCGCGGGTCTTCGACCTGCCGGTGCTGCCGGACCGGATGCGCCAGGTCACGACCTTCGCCAGCTTCGCGACCGCGGCGCTGATCTGGGCGCGCCTGGAGATCGCGGTCTGGCTCGCCGCCACCTATCCCGGACCCTGGGTCTTCTGCCACGCCTGGGGCGTCTTCAACCGGGCACTGGAGCAGCCGCGCGGCGGCTTCACGGCGGACCCGCTGCATCCCTTCCACCAATGGGTGGCGCTGCTCGATCACGAATTGCGGCAGGACCAGGTCTTCGCGGCCGGGAATGGCGGGCAATTCGCGCCGCACCCCTATTGCGGCCCGGGCGATATCGGGCCGGGCCAGAGCATCCTGGGCGCCAATTCCAGCCCGCATGTGCTGACGGTGGGTGCGGTGCGCGCCGATGGCGCCCGGATCGGCTATTCCGCGCAGGGCCCCGGGCAGACGGCGTTCCAGGCTTCGCCGGCGACCGGGCGGCAATTCCCCCTGCCCATCGAGAAGCCCGATCTCTGCGCCCCCAGCCACTTCATCGAGGTGGATGACGCCGCCTGGATCTCCACCGGCACCTCGGCCGCCTGCGGCCTCGCGGCAGGCGCGGTGGCGGGGTTGCGCAGCCCGGCGTCTCCGCTCGCCGCACTCTCGCCGGCCGAATTGCGGGCGCATCTGCGCGGCACCGCCCGCAAGCCCGCGGGCGAGCCCGTCGGCTACGACATCAATCTCGGCCACGGCATCCTGGACCTCGCGGGCGCGTTGCAAGCCCCGCCGTAACGCGGCAAGAAAGGCCATGTCCGACAGCACCGATATTGAATTCCTTCTGGGCCAGCGCGGCACCTCCCACAACTTCGGGGCCTGGGTCATCGGCCTCGCCTTCGGGCGGGAGGGGCGCTCGCTGCATGCAGGGCTGGGCGATGGCACGGTGCGCGTGGCGCAATTCGCCTCCCCCTCCGAATGGGTGGCGGTGGAGGCGCACAAGGGCGCCGTCATGTCGCTCTGCGCCGATGCGAAGGACGGCGCGCTGAGCGGTGGCGATGACGGCCGCGTGATGCGCATCGCGCCCGATGGCACCGCGACCGAGCTGGCCAAGTTCGGCAGCAAATGGGTGGAGCATGTGGCCGCGCATGAGAGCGGCATCCGCGCCGCCGCCGTGGCCAAGGCCGTGCATGTGCTGGATGCGAAGGGCGAGGTGATGAAGTCGCTCGCGCATCCCTCCACGGTCGGCGGCATCGCCTTCGACGCCAAGGGCAAGCGCGTGGCGGCCAGCCACTACAACGGCGCCTCGCTCTGGTTCGTGAACGCGAAGGAGGACAAGCCCCGCGTGCTGGAATGGAAGGGCAGCCATGCGGCCATCGCCATCCATCCCGAGGGCGGGCATGTCGTCACCGCCATGCAGGAGATGTCGCTGCATGGCTGGCGCCTGGCCGATGGCCAGCACATGCGCATGTCCGGCTATCCGGCCAAGACGCACAGCCTCTCCTTCAGCAACAAGGGCAAGTGGCTCGCCACCAGCGGCGCCGAGGCGGTGGTGCTCTGGCCCTTCTTCGGTGGCGGCCCGATGGGCAAGGCCCCGACCGAGCTTGCGGGCGGCGATGGCGTGATGTGCACGCAGGTGCTCTGCCACCCGCAGCACGAGATGGTGGCGGCCGGCTTCGAGGATGGCCTCGTTCTGCTGGCCGACATCAACACGGGGCGTGTCCTGCCGGTGGCGCCGCCGGGGCAGGGTGGCGTCTCCGCGCTGGCCTGGAACCCCACGGGCTCGCACCTCGCCTTCGGGACCGAGAGCGGCTTCGTGGGCCTGCTGGACCTCTCCGCCCGATGAGCGTGCCGGTCCTGACGACCGGCAAGCTCGCCATGCCGGCGCTGGGCCTCGGCACCTGGCCGCTCCGTGGCCGGGATTGCGAGGCGGCGGTGGAGAGCGCGCTCGGCCTCGGCTATCGCCACATCGACACGGCCGAGATGTATGGCAATGAGGAAGCGGTGGGTGCCGCGATCGCCGCCAGCGGCATTGCGCGCGGCGAGATCTTCCTCACCACCAAGATCTGGTACGACAAGCCCGATGGTGCCTCCTTCCGCGCCGCCTTCGCTGCCTCGCTGGAGCGGCTGCGCCAGCCCCATGTGGACCTGCTGCTGGTCCATTGGCCCTCGCCCGCGCTGAACCTGCCCTCGGTGCTGACCGCGCTGGCGCATCTCCATGCCGAGGGGCTGGCCCGCGCCGTTGGCGTCTCCAACTTCCCGGGCGCCCTGCTGCGGCAGGCGCTGGCGCTGGACATCGCGCCCATCGCGTGCCTGCAGGTGGAGCAGCACGCGATGCTCGGCCAGCAGGCCCTGCTGGATATCACGCAGCCGGCCGGCATCGTGATGACCAGCTACACACCGCTCGGCAAGGGCGAGGTGCTGGAGCATCCGGTGCTGACCGGCATCGCCGCGCGGCATGGCGCCACCCCCGCGCAGGTGGCACTGGCCTGGCTGCTCTCGAAGAAGCTGGTGGCGGCCGTGCCCAAGGCAGCGAGCGCGGCCCGCCAGGCCGAGAACCTGGCCGCAGCGAAGCTCCGGCTGAGCGAGGCGGACCTCGCCGCCATCGCCGCCCTGCCGAAAAACCGGCGCTTCGTGAACCCCGCCTTCGCGCCGGCCTGGGATTCGCCGGACGCGTGATCCGAGGGTGATCTGGGTGTCGCGCCGGCCGCGCGGCGGCATTATGCTGCCCCGAAGGCAGTGAGGGAGGCCGTCGTGATGTCGCAATCCGAGGAAGAGGGCGAGGAGTTCGATCTCGGCATCAGCCTGGAGATCGTCGCCACCGTCGTGGACCTCGCCAATGCCGTGCAGGACGCCGAGGAGGGCCTGCTGAGCGGCGAGGATGACGAGGAGGAGGACGAGGAGGATGAAGAGATCAGCGAGGAGATGCTGACCGACTTCATCGACGAGCTGAACGAGGAGCAGCAGGTGGCCCTCATCGCGCTCGCCTGGATCGGCCGGGGCGACTACGAGCCCGAGGACTGGGAAGAGGCCCTGAAGCTCGCCGCCGAGCGCAATGCCCGTGGCGATGCCAGCACCTACCTGGCCGGCATGGAGGGCCTGGGCGACCTGCTGAGCGAGGGCGTGGGCGCCTTCGGCCTCGCCATCGAGGAAGTGGAGCGCTGATCGGCGTCGCGCCGGGGCATCAGCCCTGGCGCGGGAAGATCTCCGCCTCGATCATGGCGCAGAGGGCGTGGCCGAGCACCTCATGCCCCTCCTGGATCGCGGGCGTGCTGGTGCTGGGGATGCGGATCACGATGTCCGACACGGCCGCGAGATCGGCCGCGCCCGGCCCGTTGCCGGTAAAGCCGATGGTCACGATCCCGCGCTCGCGCGCCGCGCGCATCGCGGCCAGGATATTGGGCGAGCGGCCGGAGGTGGTGAGGCCCAGCAGCACGTCGCCCGCCTGGCCCAGCGCCTCCACCTGTCGCGCGAAGACGCGCTCATAGCCGTAGTCATTGCCGATCGCGGTCAGGATGGAACTGTCCGTCGTCAGCGCGATGGCGGGCAGGCCGGGGCGGTCATAGTGGAAGCGGCTGACCAGCTCGCCGGCCCAGTGCTGGGCATCGGCCGCGCTGCCGCCATTGCCGCAGATCATCAGCTTGCGCCCGGCCCTGAGCGCCGTGATGCAGGCCATGGCGGCGTCGCTCGCGGCCTGTTGCAGGGGGGCATCCGCCTCCATGCGCGCGAGCAGGGCGGCGGCGGCGCGCAGCGCGCCCAGGATGGTCGGCGTTTCCGCCATGGGGGTCAGCCCTCCGGACGGCGTCTCACGGCGCCTCGTAGCGCGGCAGCCAGTCGAGATCCGCGCAGAACAGGAATTCATCGGCGCGGTCCGGCCGCATCAGCGCGCGGTGCAGTGCCGCATTCAGCCCCACCTCGTCCAGCACCGGCTGCGGCTCATGCGCCGCGTCGAAGGCCACCACATGCGGGAAGGCGGCCAGGCATTCCGCCAGCAGCTCGCGCGGGCCGGGGCCGGGCTCGGCCAGCAGTTCCGCGAGGTCGAAGCGGATCAGCGCCATCGTCCCGCGCTCGCGCAGCCAGGGGGCGAGGGAAGGGGCCGTGCGTGCCGCGCCCGCCTCGTTCAGCCGCAGCAGGTCGAGCCGGGCGGGCTGCTCCCGCTCCATCATGCCGGCGACGGAGCCCATGGCGACGGCCCGCATCGCCACGCGGTCCAGCCCGTTCTCGGCGAGGTTCTCTGAGAGGGAGGCGGCGCGGCGGAGCGAGCCCTCATGCGCGATGATCGCCGCATGGCCGGGCGCGCCGGCGGCGAGGCCGAGCGTGGTGACGCCGATCCCCGCCCCGGCTTCCACCATCACGCGGCCCTCGCCGCCATCGGGCCAGGCGGCGCGCAGCAGCGCGGCGAGCCGCGGGGCATGGCCGGGGGCGGCGATGAATTCCGGGTCGCGGCTATCGCCCTTCAGGGTGAATTCCTGGCCGAGCAGGCGGATGGCGCGGCTGCGCGGCCCCTCAGGCCGTGGCAGCCGCGCCTCGATCGCCGGACAGGAGAGGAGAAAGCGGCGCAGGCTGCGCAGGCTTGGATGGCGCAGCAGCAGCGCCTCGACCTCGGCGGCGTCGGGCACGCGGTCGGTGCCGAGAACGAGGCAGGCGGCCGCGGCCTCCTCCGTCGCGCGGTTGTCGGCCCAGTTGCCGCGCTCGGCGAAGCCGGACATGGCGACGGCGGCCATCTCAGGGCTGGTCATGATGCCGTCGCGCAGCCCGCCGAGATTGGCGGCGCCGCACCAGCCCTGGACCACGGCGTCGTTCTCGGGGTCGCGTCCCAGCAGGAAACGGTAGGCCCAGCGCACCAGGGCGGGCGTGAGCTCTACCGTCACGCCGCTCATTCCCAGCGCTCCAGCCAGTCGAGGTCGTCGCAGAGGATCAGGTCATCCACGCAGTTGCGCTCGGTCAGTACGGTGTGCAGCACCCAGAGCAGGCCGTCATGGTCCTGGATGGGCAGGGGGCGCCCATCGGGGCCGAAGGCGACCAGATGCCGGAAGGCGGCCTGCCACTCCTCCAGCACCTCCATCGGGTTGCGGGCCCCGGCCGTCATCTGCGTCCAGGTGTTGAACTCGGTGAAGATGATCGGGCGGTGGCGGGCGATGCTGCCGCTCGCGCCCAGGATCGCCGGGGTCTCGCCGCCCTCGACGTCGAGCTTGAGGAAATCCAGACGCTCAATGCCCAGATCGGCCAGCACGCTGTCGAGCCGGCGAACCGGCACCTGCTTGAAGGTGGCGCCGGCCGATTGCGTGCGGCTATGCGCCTCGGCCAGTGCGCTGGTCGCGGCGTTGCGCGCGCCGCAGCGCAGGCGGGCCACGCCGTCGCGTTCCGCCAGCGCGCAGTCCAGCACGCGGGCCTGCGGGAAGTCGTTGGCGGTGAGGTTGTGCCGCAGCAGGGGCAGGCTGCGCGCATCCGGCTCGAAGCAGAGGAGTTCGGCGTGGTAGGGCGCGGCCGCGCCCATGACGAGGCCGGTCACGCCGATATTGGCGCCGACATCCGCCAGCACGCGCCCGGCGCCGCCATCGGGGAAGGCCGCCTGGATCAGCCGCGCGAGGCGCTCCAGGCTCGGGTCGTTCGGGCCGGTGATCAGGTCGTTCCAATACCCTTCCGGCCCATCCCCGCGCAGGACGAAGCTGCGGTCCAGCACGGTGAGGGTGTGGTCCTGCAGGGCGATCGCGCGGGGGGCGGCGGGCGCGGGAGGCGCGGCCATGGGGTCCGGTTGGCCCCAGGGCTCCAGCTGGGCCAGCTCGCGCAGTTCCGGCGCAGCCAGGAAGGCACGGCGGAAGCTCAGCAGGTCGGGATGGGCGGCGAGTTCTGCCTGGATCTCCGCCTCGCTCGGCGCGGCGTTGAAGCGCAGCAGCCAGGCGGCGCGGATCGCGGCGGCACCGAGCGGCGAGACCGCCCAGGGCCCATAGGCCGGCGCGCCCGCCATCATGTGGGATTCGGCCTCGGAGGAGCGCACGAAATAGTTGAGGATCAGCCGCCCGTCGCGGAGCGACGCCCAGTGATGCAGGACGGCATCGGTTTCGGCCTCGCGTCCCAGCAGGAAGCGATAGGCCCAGCGTGCGGCCTCCACGTAGGAAGCAGGCGTCCCGGTGCGATCCATGCTGCTCTTTTCCGCGCGCTCCCGGGCGGCGTCAAGCGATCTCCCGGATCAGCTTGCGGCGGACCGCGGTGCCGAAGGCGTCGAAATCCTCGGCGACGATCATGAAGGCGCCGGCGCCGCCGATCACGCTCTGGTGGAAATACTGGTCAAGCGGGACCTGCGGCATGCGCCCGAAGGTCGGCCGGTCATTGATGATGGGCAGGCCGTTGATGATGATGCCCTGCGCCACCGCCTCGTCCCGCGCCAGCTCCGCCGGCCGGCCGGAATTGTTCACGCCGTCGGCCGAGACGTCGATCACGCGGCGCGTGCCCTCGAAGGGCGCCTCGGCCAGGGTGCGGCGGGAGAAGTCGATCGCGCCCGAGATCGAGGTCCAGGAGAGGGAGGCCCGCGGCGCCTCGGCCAGCGCGGAGGACCAGGCATCGGCATCGGCCTGGTTCGCGATCCGCGTCCAGGGCAGGACGAGGCGCTGATACTCGAAGCCCGCCCATTCGACATAGGCGAGGCCGATGGCGCCGATCATGCCGCGGCGGATCACCTCCACCACCCGCGGGTCGCTCACCGCGTTGCGGTAGCCCTCGCGCTGGAGGCGCGCCTCATCCTCGTCGATCGAGCGGCTGACATCCACGGCGAGGACGAGGAGCACATCCACCGGCTCGGGCGCCTGGGCGCGGGCGCTGAGCGGAAGGGCCGCCGAGGCGGCCAGAAGGGAGCGACGACGCATGGCGTTCGACCTCGCGCGCGGGGTGTCCCGGCATCAAAGCCCCCCAGGCATGGGAAATGCAATGCCTGGTTGCATGCGAGCGGCGCTTTTCCCGGGGGGTCTCAGCCCAGGCCGCGCAGCACGGCGGTGCAGACGCGCTCCACCTCGCCCTCCTCCAGATAGGGGTGCATGGGCAGCGACATGACCTGGTGGCACAGCGCCTCGCTCACCGCGAGCGGCGGGGCGGCGGAGAGCGAAGCCGCATGGCTCGCTGCATAGGCCGGCTGGTGGTGCAGCGGCTTCGGGTAATAGACGCCGAAGGGGATGCCGTCGGCCTTCAGCGAATCCTGCACCCGGGCGCGCTCGGCGGCGTCGCGGCAGCGGATGGTGTAGAGGCCCCAGGCCGATTGCGCCGTGTTCGGCACGCGCTGCAGGGCGACCTTGCCGGCGAGGCGCTGGCCATACCAGCCGGCCACCTTGGCGCGGTCCTTCAGCTCCTGGTCGAAGAGGTCCATCTTGCAGAGCAGGATCGCCGCCTGGATCGTGTCCAGCCGCCCATTCATGCCGATGCGCAGCACCTCGTACCGGCCGCCGCCCTCGCCATGGGTGCGCAGCGAGCGATAGAGCGCGGCGCGGTCTTCCGACGGCGTGAGGATCGCACCGCCATCGCCGTAGCAGCCCAGCGTCTTGGTCGGATAGAAGCTGAGCGTCGTCGCATCCGAATGCTGGCCGAGCGACTTGCCGTGCAGCGTGGCGCCGAAGGCCTGCGCCGCGTCATCCAGCGTGAACATGCCATGCTTCGCCGCGATGGCGCGGATGCCGTCCCAATCGGCCGGCAGGCCGAAGAGGTCCACGCCGACGATGGCGCGCGGCTTGAGCTTGCCCTCGGCCAGGACCAGCGCGATGCGGCGCTCGAGGTCGGCCAGGTCCATGTTGAAGCTGTCGGGGTCCACATCCACGAAGACCGGCGTGGCGCCCAGCACCAGCGGCACCTCGGCCGTCGCGGTATAGGTGAAGGCGGGCAGGAACACGGCGTCGCCGCGGCCGATGCCCTCGGCCATCATCGCGATCTGCAGCGCATCCGTGCCGGAGGAGACGCCCACCGCATGCACGCCGGAGAAGGCGGCCAGGCGGGCTTCCAGTTCGCTCACTTCCGGGCCGTTGATGAAGCGGCCGGAGGAGATGACGTGTGCCACGCGGCGGTCGAGCTCGGCGCGGATCAGCGCCTGCTGCGCCTGCATGTCGAAAAGGGCGATGGGCTTCGGAGTCTGGGTCATGATGGCTTCGTGATCCACCGGCCGCCGGGGATCAACCCCCCGGCGATTCAAGCCGTGTGACGGAAGGTGTCAGCCGCGCTTCACAGGCCGCTTTTTTGTGCGGCCTTGCCGTCCTGGTGGTCGAATTCCGGCACCAGCCGCGCGAGCTGGGCCAGCGCCATCCGGCCGTGGCCGCCGCGCGCCGCGGCCGCGATCTCATCCAGCGCACGGCCGACCAGCGCGGCGTCGGCGGTGCGCGGTGTCGCCACAAGCAGTCCGTCGAACTGCGTGGGGCGCGGCGGCTCCTGCCCGTGGAACATTTCCTCGAAGAGCTTCTCGCCGGGGCGCAGGCCGGTGAAGCGGATTTCCACATCCTCATCGGGCCGGAGGCCGGCGAGGCGGATCATGCGGCGCGCCAGATCCACGATCTTCACGGGGCTGCCCATGTCGAGCACGAAGATGCCGCCCTCGCGCAGCTCGGGCGGTGCGTCGTCGCGGTCCACCGCGCCCACCACGGCGGCCTGGAGCACGAGGCCCACCGCCTCGCGCACCGTCATGAAGTAGCGGCGCATGTCGGGGTGGGTCACGGTCAGCGGCCCACCGCGCTCCAGCTGCCGGCGGAACAGCGGCACGACCGAGCCGGTGGAGCCCAGCACATTGCCGAAGCGCACGGTGATGCAGCGCATGCCCTGGCTGCTGGCCCGCGCTTCGCGGTCCAAGGCCTGGCAATACATCTCGGCCAGGCGCTTGGAGGCGCCCATCACGCTGGTCGGGTTCACCGCCTTGTCGGTCGAGATGAAGACCATCAGCGTGCAGCCCACCGCGCGGGCCGTATCGGCCACGATGCGCGTGCCATGCGCGTTGGTCAGCAGGCCCTCCAGCGGGTCGTTCTCGACCATCGGCACATGCTTCAGCGCGGCGGCGTGGAAGACCAGCTCGGGCTTGATCTCCTCCATGAGCCGGCGCATCCGCGCCTCGTCCCGCACATCGGCCAGCATGGCGCGGCGTGGCACGGCGGGGTGGCGCTCGGACAGCTCGAGGTCGATTTCGTAGAGCACGTATTCGCCGTGATCGAGCAGCGTGAGCATGGAGGGGCCGAGCGCGGCCACCTGCCGCGCCAACTCGCCCCCAATCGTCCCACCCGCGCCCGTCACCAGCACGCGCTTGCCCTGCACGAGCCGCGCCATGCCCTCCCGGTCGAGCGGCACCTGGGGGCGGTCCAGCAGTTCCTCGATGGAGACGGGGCGCAGGTCAATCCGCGCCGCCTCATCCGTGCTGCGCGCGGCATGGCCGAGCGAGGTGGGCTGCGGCGCGCGGCGGATCGGCACGCCATGTCGGTCGGCGGCGTCCAGCACCACCTCCAGCGCCGTGCCGTTCAGATCGGGCGAGGCGAGGACCAGCAGGCTCGGCAGGCGCTGTTCGGCGCGCAGCCGCTCCAGCACCGCATCCGTCTCCTCCAGCGTCCCCAGGATGGGGTGGCCCTGGATGCGCCGCCCCGCCTGGCGCGAGCGGCGGGCCAGGATGCCTTGCACGCGGTAGGCCGGCTGGCGCTGCTGTGCCAGCGCCCGGATGAAGAGGTCCGCCTGGTCCACCCCGCCCACCACCAGCACGGGCTGCGTGGCGCCTTCCTCGGCGGTGCGGCGGATGGTCCGCAGTCGCCCGATCAGGCGGGGCACGCCGAGCAGCCCGGTCAGTGCCACCGCATGCAGCGCCGGGAAGGCGAGGTTGGGCGAGTGCCACAGTCCTGCCACCCACAGCGTCCCGGTGAAGAGCAGGGCGGCGACGGTGCAGGCGCCCAGCACGGCCAGCAGATCCTGTACGCCGGAATAGCGCCAATATTGCTGCGGGAGCCCCAGCGCCCAGCCAGGCGGCACGAGGGCCAGCACCGCGAGCGGCAGGGCGAGCGTCCACCAGCCGGCAGGCGGTACCGAGCCCGGCCCGGCCAGCGCCAGCGCAAGCGGCAACGCCAGGACCGCGAGCGCCGCGTCCAGCGAGAGGTTGAGCAAAATCCGCGTGGGAGCCCTGGCC
This region of Sediminicoccus rosea genomic DNA includes:
- a CDS encoding polysaccharide biosynthesis protein; the encoded protein is MARAPTRILLNLSLDAALAVLALPLALALAGPGSVPPAGWWTLALPLAVLALVPPGWALGLPQQYWRYSGVQDLLAVLGACTVAALLFTGTLWVAGLWHSPNLAFPALHAVALTGLLGVPRLIGRLRTIRRTAEEGATQPVLVVGGVDQADLFIRALAQQRQPAYRVQGILARRSRQAGRRIQGHPILGTLEETDAVLERLRAEQRLPSLLVLASPDLNGTALEVVLDAADRHGVPIRRAPQPTSLGHAARSTDEAARIDLRPVSIEELLDRPQVPLDREGMARLVQGKRVLVTGAGGTIGGELARQVAALGPSMLTLLDHGEYVLYEIDLELSERHPAVPRRAMLADVRDEARMRRLMEEIKPELVFHAAALKHVPMVENDPLEGLLTNAHGTRIVADTARAVGCTLMVFISTDKAVNPTSVMGASKRLAEMYCQALDREARASSQGMRCITVRFGNVLGSTGSVVPLFRRQLERGGPLTVTHPDMRRYFMTVREAVGLVLQAAVVGAVDRDDAPPELREGGIFVLDMGSPVKIVDLARRMIRLAGLRPDEDVEIRFTGLRPGEKLFEEMFHGQEPPRPTQFDGLLVATPRTADAALVGRALDEIAAAARGGHGRMALAQLARLVPEFDHQDGKAAQKSGL